Genomic window (Rissa tridactyla isolate bRisTri1 unplaced genomic scaffold, bRisTri1.patW.cur.20221130 scaffold_690, whole genome shotgun sequence):
CACACATTGGTGGAGGCGGAAAAATCCCCACCAAAATGGccttttttaattatatttttttttttaattattattattcgtAATTCCCCGTTAATCAACCCCCGGCAAAAGCCGTTATTTCTGATTGGGCGACGGCTCCGTGCGTATATAAAAATCACTCCCCggcgggcagggacaggcagggacgaCGTCCCGCCGCTGCCTGCGATAACCAACggtataaaacaaaaataaatcaactgcccccccccatctcccccaacgaaaaaaaaaacccaaatcccccccaaaatatttctgcttcacAGGCAAAGGCTGGGTCAGTGCGGTGCGtggcgcggccggcggcggctccTCTACGTCCTCGACAAGCCACGGTTATCCAAATCCTTCACCTGGGTGGGGAGAAAGGGCTCAGTTGGGTGATatttcatggtttttttcccaaatctgggGAGTTTGGGCTCATTTTGGGGCCGTACCTTGTATATTCGGACCAGCCAGTGCTCTGTGGTGTACGCCTCCTCCAGCACGTCCAGCTCAAAGTCCTTGTTGCCGATCTCGGCGTTCCTCACCCGGTCGTAGCCCGGCGGTCGCTCTAGGAGAGGGCAGGGTACAGTGGGGGCTGCCACATTGTGCCCCCAGGACGTGGGGCGCCCCAAAAgcggtgtgtgtgtcccccccgccccgggaggagGGTTCTGGGGACTTACTGGCCTCGGTGTAGACCTGGCCGAAGCGGTAGTAGCACATCTTGTACATGAGGCAGTTGAGGAGCACCGGGGAGCCCTCGCGGTCCACCCGGAACTCCCCCGTGGGGGTGTAGTAGTCGTGCTCCTTGATGTGGCGGCCCGTGTCCGTGCTGCCCCCGATCCGCACCATCCACAGGAACTTGTTGATGTCTGAAAGGCGGAGAGCagagttggggggtggggggcaaagaGTTGAGTCGGGGACAGAGAGCGAGGGGTTGAATGGAGTTGGGGGGCGAAGAGCGAGGAGATGAGCTGCAGGGCAAAGAGTGAGGAATTGAGTGGAGTTGGGGGGCGAAGAGCGAAGAGTTGAGTGGAGTTGGGGGGCGAAGAGCGAAGAGTTGAGTTGGGGACAGAGAGCGAGCGGTTGAATGGAGTTGGGGGCAAAGAGCAAGAGTTGAGTTGGGGGGCGAAGAGTTCAGTTGGGGGGCAAAGAGCGAAGAGTTCAGTTGGGGGGCAAAGAGCGAAGAGTTGAGTGGAGCTGGGGGGCAAAGAGCGAAGAGTTCAGTTGAGTTGGGGGGCAAAGAGCGAAGCAAAGAGTTCAGTTGGGGGGCAAAGAGCGAAGAGTTGAGTGGAGTTGGGGGGCAAGAGCGAGGACTTGAGTTGGAGACAGAGAGCGAGGGGTTGAATGGAGTCGGGGGCAAAGAGCAAGAGTTGAGTCAAGTTGGGGGGCGAAGAGCTGGGTTGAGTCGAGTTGGGGGGAAAAGAGCGAGGAGATGAGGTGGGGGGCAAAGAGTTgagctggggggcagagggtgaGGAGTCGAGCGGAGCTGGGGGGCAAAGAGCAAAGAGTCGAGCGGAGCTGGGGGGCAAAGAGCGAAGAGCCGAGTGGAGTTGGGGAGCAAAGAGCtgagctggggggcagagagcGAGGAGTCAAGTTGGGGGCAAGCAAAAAAGGTCCGTGCAGCTCCCAGAGAGGAGCGTTTTGGTACCGTTTCCACTTGGCAGCCCCAGCTGAAGGTGGGACTTTGCTCCTCTGGAGCTGTTTTGGAGACGCTTGTGCCACCAGTGCTGCCTGGGTGGGTTTGACCCAGCTCAGAGCAGACCTTACCGTCAGAGGAGTACCCGGTGAGGCCTCCAAAGATGACCAGCACGTAGCTGACGTCCAGCTCCCTCATGATCTCGTAGGCTTTCTCCTCTGTCGACGCCATCGCCTGGAGGGGACACAGCGTCAGTCACGCCACGCGGTGGCCTCAAAAAGTCAGGGCAAGGCGGCGGGCGAGGGAAGGACCTACCTGACCGACGCGGGAGATATGCGTGTTGTTCCAGGtgttgttgtccaccaggatggTCCGGTTGGCCATGGCGGTTATCTGGTACCCATAATCCCACCAGGACATCACCTTGGCGTCCTGCACCCAAAGACCAGACGAGCCGTCAGCACCTCAGCGGACAACGTTGGGTCCTCACCGCCCAAATCACCACCGTTTACCTCCGGCGTGTTGTGACGCAGCCAGTAATAAGCTTCTCTGAAGTCATCGAAGATGATCCTGCTGCCGTCCCCACCCCGGGCGGACAGGACGATGGAGGGGGAGGAGTACGCCTCGCTGGTCACCCAGGTGGAGTGGAAGGTGTATGTGATCAGGAAGAAAGCCATGACCAGGATCATGCCACTGGCAACCTGGGGGAACAAATCAGGGTCAACGCTGGAGGGCAGAGGCCACCAGCCTCCTGCACTCGTCCCCACCAGGCCCAGgtgtcttctcctccttcccaagCCAGCCCAACACTCACTTCGTTTTTGATGGGGTAGGTGGAGTcttgctgctttttgctcttcttgTCCGGCCGGCTGATGTCCAGGTTCTTCATGTAGGTGGACAGCACCTGAGAAACCCCGATGCCGGACAGGATGCACATCACCGGGGCCAGCACCAGCATAAGACGCACCTATGGGCAACAGCAGAAGAGTCAGGGCCTGTTGGCGAAGAAATTGGGGCAGAAATCTGAAAGAGGAGGGAAATTAAATGCCGTCCCTAATTCAGCACCTTGAATTCAGCAGAAACATCAGCCTCAAGATAAACCCGTAGCTGATTTTTTGTCGTGGGTGCAGACTGGGAGCTGCCACCATCTCAGGTGAACATCTCCGAGAACTTGTTCTCTGAAGGCCACGGTGCAGAACTGACCTCGATTTAACACCCTTGGGCAAGTGGAGGTGGAGCCAAGACTCAGTACATGCCTCCGCACACAGGAATCAACCCGCATTTAGGGCTCGGGGTGCCAGAGCGAGAGTGGAAACGGGCTCATAAGCAGCCGTCTCTCATCGGTCCTTGCTCGACTGCCTGGAGAATTTGGTTGGGTTTGCAACTCAGCTATGGGACACCAGGAACCACCCAGTGGGTGGCCGCGTGGAAGCAAGGGACACCAAACCCAGGAAGTTTTGCAACACGGCTGCACAGAGGGGTGAATAAACCCATTTtaaggaagggagaaaagcccCGTGAACAGTTCAGCCCGCTCAGGGTGGAAGAACCGTCCTCaacaaattcagaaaaagaaatcaaagcagctTCGTTAAGCCCATTCCGTCATCCTGCTCGCGCCCGGCAGGCAGCAGCACTCACCATCACAGCCGAGAAGTACATGCTGGTCACGCCGTACATGATGATGAAAATGCGGGCGTCCGAGAGGTTACTGAAGCAGTAGTACAGACCCACTGCGACGAGGAAAGAGAAACGGGTCAGGTTCACCTTCCCGGAATAAAAAACAGCCGGCAGAGGCCCGCAGCACCGCGAGGAGacgggaggctgcggggggcggccggcagaATAAAACCCTCCCGGCGCGGTACGGTGAAGTGAATACATCGGGGTGCGACGATATCTGCGCTGGGCTCACCTGGGAACATGAAAACCAGAAGCTGCAGGTCAAAGTAATAGGAGGACCACGTGGTGGGCTGGTGCTCGGAGACGGAGGCGATGATGGGGATGTTGTTCTTTGCGTAGGAGGGATCCAGCAGGGAGTAGAAACGCCCCGTCCACGGGGAGATTTTCCctaggaaagaggaggaaaaaaaaaaataatcatactcAGTTCCAGCAGAGAGTAACCCGATATGTTCTCTCACACGGGAAGCACGTGCAAGGCTGAATGAGCAATCCTGGATGCCGTTTAACATCTCTATTACTCAAAACTgccattttagaaaagaaatacagtgcaATTTTACCCTAAAAAGACTTCTCCCCCGCCCGACCTAAATTTTTAGCATCTCTTCGCTACTACAGATCGCGATTCAGTTTCCAAAGCATCAGCTCAGTGGCCCCAGCGCGCGCTGAGTCACGGCGGGTTTCTCTCTGTGCCTCGTATCGCCCGGAGCTGCTGCTTCAATATTTCCCTGCTAACGCGCAAATTAGGGCAGGTCCCCCTCAGAGAGGGACTCGCAAGCACTGAAACGCGGGATCAGGATTGAAAAACGACGTGCTCTTCAAAGGCCCCAAAGGAGGCGAAGCTGGGGGCAAAACGCACTCGTCGTGGCCACCACCTCGGGCTACCTGTCAGCATCAGCACGGCCCCAATGGTGAGGAGGACGAAGCCG
Coding sequences:
- the STT3A gene encoding dolichyl-diphosphooligosaccharide--protein glycosyltransferase subunit STT3A isoform X2, coding for MTKLGFLRLSYEKQDTLLKLLILSMAAVLSFSTRLFSVLRFESVIHEFDPYFNYRTTRFLAEEGFYKFHNWFDDRAWYPLGRIIGGTIYPGLMITSAAIYHVLHFFHITIDIRNVCVFLAPLFSSFTTIVTYHLTKELKDAGAGLLAAAMIAVVPGYISRSVAGSYDNEGIAIFCMLLTYYMWIKAVKTGSIYWAAMCALAYFYMPVLSSEHMAALGVFGLCQIHAFVDYLRSKLNPQQFEILFRSVISLVGFVLLTIGAVLMLTGKISPWTGRFYSLLDPSYAKNNIPIIASVSEHQPTTWSSYYFDLQLLVFMFPVGLYYCFSNLSDARIFIIMYGVTSMYFSAVMVRLMLVLAPVMCILSGIGVSQVLSTYMKNLDISRPDKKSKKQQDSTYPIKNEVASGMILVMAFFLITYTFHSTWVTSEAYSSPSIVLSARGGDGSRIIFDDFREAYYWLRHNTPEDAKVMSWWDYGYQITAMANRTILVDNNTWNNTHISRVGQAMASTEEKAYEIMRELDVSYVLVIFGGLTGYSSDDINKFLWMVRIGGSTDTGRHIKEHDYYTPTGEFRVDREGSPVLLNCLMYKMCYYRFGQVYTEAKRPPGYDRVRNAEIGNKDFELDVLEEAYTTEHWLVRIYKVKDLDNRGLSRT
- the STT3A gene encoding dolichyl-diphosphooligosaccharide--protein glycosyltransferase subunit STT3A isoform X1; the encoded protein is MTKLGFLRLSYEKQDTLLKLLILSMAAVLSFSTRLFSVLRFESVIHEFDPYFNYRTTRFLAEEGFYKFHNWFDDRAWYPLGRIIGGTIYPGLMITSAAIYHVLHFFHITIDIRNVCVFLAPLFSSFTTIVTYHLTKELKDAGAGLLAAAMIAVVPGYISRSVAGSYDNEGIAIFCMLLTYYMWIKAVKTGSIYWAAMCALAYFYMVSSWGGYVFLINLIPLHVLVLMLTGRFSHRIYVAYCTVYCLGTILSMQISFVGFQPVLSSEHMAALGVFGLCQIHAFVDYLRSKLNPQQFEILFRSVISLVGFVLLTIGAVLMLTGKISPWTGRFYSLLDPSYAKNNIPIIASVSEHQPTTWSSYYFDLQLLVFMFPVGLYYCFSNLSDARIFIIMYGVTSMYFSAVMVRLMLVLAPVMCILSGIGVSQVLSTYMKNLDISRPDKKSKKQQDSTYPIKNEVASGMILVMAFFLITYTFHSTWVTSEAYSSPSIVLSARGGDGSRIIFDDFREAYYWLRHNTPEDAKVMSWWDYGYQITAMANRTILVDNNTWNNTHISRVGQAMASTEEKAYEIMRELDVSYVLVIFGGLTGYSSDDINKFLWMVRIGGSTDTGRHIKEHDYYTPTGEFRVDREGSPVLLNCLMYKMCYYRFGQVYTEAKRPPGYDRVRNAEIGNKDFELDVLEEAYTTEHWLVRIYKVKDLDNRGLSRT